Proteins from a single region of Megalopta genalis isolate 19385.01 chromosome 3, iyMegGena1_principal, whole genome shotgun sequence:
- the LOC117229627 gene encoding uncharacterized protein LOC117229627 produces MEEFTYIIKKKEQQQICFGSGCLRDTSLNSPFMKYYILENQPRISPNSYNVLESYKAIKNKPCNRSISKKGYSGIARFATQVLYRDDYPSPFDYSISMLPKQSSKLKHSFKYKCKEGSFAANSVPGPGMYVNTIGEGIRLVHSFGGRVKMEFGVDLKCCTGNADICKQCGKRILDDYWHLKNKIFLCRLCMVKYENQNRHKKSNLTLFRKIRDCSVIHQHGSTTAKTWLMHPKLVTQWIQREAYLSTYLKE; encoded by the exons ATGGAAG aatttacatatataataaaaaaaaaagaacagcaaCAGATATGTTTTGGATCAGGATGTTTACGTGATACTTCCTTGAACAGTCCGTTTATGAAATATTACATACTAGAAAATCAACCAAGGATATCGCCAAATTCATACAATGTTTTAGAGTCATATAAAGCAATTAAGAACAAG CCTTGCAATCGTAGTATTAGTAAAAAGGGATACAGTGGTATCGCCAGATTTGCAACGCAAGTGCTATATAGAGATGATTATCCATCGCCGTTCGATTACAGTATTTCTATGCTCCCTAAACAATCAAGTAAACTGAAGCACTCgtttaaatataaatgtaaagaaGGGTCGTTCGCAGCAAATTCAGTTCCAGG TCCAGGAATGTATGTCAATACTATAGGAGAAGGTATTAGATTGGTGCATAGCTTTGGTGGTAGAGTAAAAATGGAATTTGGCGTGGATCTAAAATGTTGTACTGGAAATGCAGATATCTGCAAACAATGTGGCAAACGAATACTCGACGATTATTGGCatctaaaaaataaaatattcctaTGTAGACTATGCATGGTTAAGTATGAAAATcaaaatagacataaaaaaTCAAACTTAACATTATTTCGT AAAATACGAGACTGTTCAGTTATACATCAACATGGCTCAACCACTGCAAAAACATGGTTGATGCATCCTAAACTGGTCACACAATGGATCCAAAGGGAAGCTTACCTCTCTACTTATTTAAAAGAATAA
- the Tfb1 gene encoding transcription factor B1, with the protein MTTSSEDVLMQVGQVRYKKGDGTLYVMNERIAWMLDNRDTVSVSHKYADIKLQKISPEGKSKIQLQVVLHDGSSSTFHFVNRNGQEAQIKDRDDVKELLQQLLPKFKRKVNKELEEKNRMLQENPVLLQLYRDLVITQVISSEEFWSQHAAEHTQAKKSQRQEIGVNSAFLADIKPQTDGCNGLKYNLTVDVIECIFKTYPAVKRKHQENVPHKMSESDFWTKFFQSHYFHRDRINAGTKDLFTECAKIDDQELKKDIQSGIDDPLVDITSFEDQTLDENYGNGPNKSDKISGNIVHQSMIKRFNQHSIMVLKASTAKQSMQPTQPQLNGSTPSASKSALSNRSDEQPKTKKLRIQEKLTYDDLDSNCDTNTNRSAPLNLTHIDRYLHGPVPGYGNTVPTSDELFMTINQLKKESNGWLTGNSIPRQLATSLVSPAAAVSALGELTPGGLLMKGFREESLGQLIPKDLEKELRNVYVCICELLRHFWRSFPPTTPQLEEKAIRMHEALHRFHSAKLKPFEDRVQRDFSAVSQHLTSHLNQLLNTAYRKFAVWQQRKMQMR; encoded by the exons ATGACTACATCGTCAGAAGATGTTTTGATGCAAGTAGGACAAGTTCGCTATAAAAAGGGAGATGGCACTTTATATGTTATGAACGAACGAATAGCTTGGATGCTCGATAACAGAGACACTGTGTCTGTTAGTCACAAGTATGCAGATATTAAAT TGCAAAAAATATCACCAGAAGGAAAGTCAAAAATACAACTGCAAGTTGTATTACATGATGGTTCTTCATCTACATTTCATTTTGTAAATAGAAATGGACAAGAAGCACAAATAAAGGATCGTGATGATGTGAAAGAGTTACTTCAACAACTATTAccaaaatttaaaagaaaagtgaATAAGGAATTAGAAGAGAAGAATAG AATGCTCCAGGAAAATCCAGTACTATTACAATTGTATAGAGATTTAGTGATTACTCAAGTTATTTCATCTGAAGAATTTTGGTCACAACATGCTGCAGAACATACACAAGCTAAAAAGAGTCAACGTCAAGAAATTGGTGTCAATAGTGCTTTTTtg GCTGACATAAAACCACAAACCGATGGTTGCAATGGATTGAAGTATAATTTAACTGTCGATGTAATAGAATGTATATTTAAGACGTATCCTGCAGTAAAACGAAAACATCAAGAAAATGTGCCTCATAAAATGTCTGAATCCGATTTTTGGACAAAGTTCTTTCAATCGCATTATTTTCATCGAGATCGTATCAATGCGGGGACCAAAGATCTTTTTACCGAATGTGCCAAAATAGATGATCAAGAACTCAAGAAAGATATTCAGTCAGGTATCGATGATCCTCTGGTGGACATTACCTCTTTCGAAGATCAAACTCTGGATGAAAATTATGGAAACGGACCAAACAAGTCCGATAAAATTTCAGGAAACATTGTTCATCAAAGTATGATCAAAAGATTTAATCAACATAGCATTATGGTTTTAAAAGCCAGCACTGCCAAACAATCTATGCAACCTACTCAACCACAGTTAAATGGATCAACACCTTCTGCGAGCAAATCTGCACTTTCTAATCGATCGGACGAACAACCAAAAACGAAAAAG CTCAGAATACAAGAAAAACTAACGTATGATGATCTTGATAGTAATTGTGACACAAACACAAATCGTAGTGCACCATTGAACTTGACACACATAGACAGATATTTACACGGTCCTGTACCAGGATATGGTAATACGGTACCGACGTCCGACGAGCTTTTTATGACCATAAATCAATTGAAAAAGGAATCAAATGGATGGTTGACAGGAAATAGTATACCGCGGCAATTAGCAACGTCGTTAGTTAGTCCAGCTGCAGCAGTCTCAGCTTTAGGGGAATTAACTCCAGGTGGTTTGCTGATGAAAGGCTTTAGGGAAGAAAGCCTTGGAC AATTAATACCAAAGGATTTAGAAAAAGAGTTACGCAACGTTTATGTCTGCATATGTGAACTTCTAAGGCATTTTTGGCGTAGTTTTCCACCCACTACACCACAACTTGAAGAAAAGGCAATTAGAATGCATGAAGCATTACATAGATTTCATTCTGCTAAACTTAAACCTTTTGAA GACCGTGTTCAGCGTGACTTTTCCGCTGTCAGTCAACACTTGACGAGTCACTTAAACCAATTATTGAACACAGCATATAGAAAATTTGCAGTCTGGCAACAACGTAAAATGCAAATGAGGTAG